The sequence below is a genomic window from Deltaproteobacteria bacterium.
CGGGTGGCTCTCGTCCGCCGGGTCCATCGCCTTCCGGATCGACAGGAGGTTGACCGCCGACATGAAGATGTCCGCCACATTGTCGAGGGCCGACGCGAGGACGCCGAGGGAGCCGGAGACGATCCCCACGGCGAACTTGAGGAGGCAGAGGGTGACGGCGCTCCCGAGGGAGAAACAGGCCGTCCGCAGGCGAAGCCGGCGGTTCTCCGGGGTACCGGCCGTGGTTTCCGGCATCGGTTCGTGCGTCCTTTCCCCGGGCGCGGTAGCGCCCGGCGGGTGAATACAGGTAATTGGATACCGTTTCCGGTGATTGCAAGAATAGCACATCCTGCCGGGTCCCATTCGGCCCGCCGGGCGGGGCCTGCGCGGCCCCGTGGTATAATTACAAAATGCTGAAGATCACGGAAATCTTCGCCAGCGTCCAGGGGGAAACCTCGTATTCGGGGTACCCGTTCGCCTTCGTGCGACTCACCGGGTGCAACCTCCGATGCCGGTACTGCGACACCACGTACGCCTACGACACCGGGGAGGAGTTCCCGCTCGAGGAGGTCGTCTCCCGGGTCACCGCCTTCGGGCTCACCCGCGCGTGCGTCACCGGAGGGGAGCCGCTGCTCCAGGAGGAGGCGTCCGCCCTCGTCGAGACGCTGCTCAACCGCGGGCAGGAAGTGCTCGTGGAGACGAACGGCACCCTTCCCCTTTCCGAGCTCGACCCGCGGGCGGTGAAGATCATGGACGTGAAGTGCCCTTCCTCCGGCGAGGACCGGAAGATGCTGTGGGAGAACTTCCGCCACCTGACGGAGCGGGACGAGGTGAAGTTCGTCATCTCCTCCGA
It includes:
- a CDS encoding radical SAM protein, with product MLKITEIFASVQGETSYSGYPFAFVRLTGCNLRCRYCDTTYAYDTGEEFPLEEVVSRVTAFGLTRACVTGGEPLLQEEASALVETLLNRGQEVLVETNGTLPLSELDPRAVKIMDVKCPSSGEDRKMLWENFRHLTERDEVKFVISSEEDYRYAKEVVAQYRRERKWGILLSPAFGLLAPERLAGWMIGDGLDARFQLQLHKLVWGPDRRGV